The following are from one region of the Nitrospinota bacterium genome:
- a CDS encoding DUF3108 domain-containing protein, with protein MTLAICALTLYIFSANAGAMADAAPRIPFSPGERFTYDVTWMGILGGEASLSINDKTGSGGRLYSIDLLARSVGWVRSLYKVDDQSSSIFDVDNMRSNGVDIRISEGNYRKRKVIEFDHAKSVARYSVDGEEPKEYKIDPATFDSFSVMYAFRAMKDKIKVGQTLEIPVFDDRKKYELKIQAVRKERIRIRQGLVDTIVVEPQLKTEGIFQRRGKMTIWFSDDNAFAPVMMKSKIIFGAFYATLRDYSGARIDIVPEQAGEKGATAGTTPAEAGGKP; from the coding sequence GTGACGCTGGCGATTTGCGCCCTCACTCTATACATATTCTCCGCAAACGCCGGGGCCATGGCCGATGCCGCCCCGCGCATCCCCTTCTCCCCCGGCGAACGGTTCACCTACGACGTCACATGGATGGGGATACTCGGTGGCGAGGCGTCACTTTCCATCAACGATAAAACAGGCTCCGGCGGCAGGCTGTATTCCATTGACCTTCTGGCCCGGTCCGTCGGCTGGGTCCGCTCACTTTACAAGGTGGACGACCAGTCGTCTTCCATTTTCGACGTGGACAACATGCGCAGCAACGGGGTGGACATACGCATATCCGAAGGCAATTACAGGAAACGCAAGGTGATCGAATTCGACCACGCGAAAAGCGTGGCCAGGTACAGCGTGGACGGGGAGGAGCCGAAGGAATACAAAATAGACCCCGCCACGTTCGACTCGTTTTCCGTGATGTACGCGTTCCGCGCGATGAAGGACAAGATCAAGGTGGGCCAGACGCTTGAAATCCCCGTGTTCGACGACAGGAAAAAATACGAGCTGAAGATTCAGGCGGTGCGCAAGGAGCGTATCCGTATCCGGCAGGGGCTGGTGGACACCATAGTGGTGGAGCCGCAGCTTAAGACCGAGGGGATATTCCAGCGGCGCGGCAAGATGACCATCTGGTTCTCCGACGACAACGCCTTCGCCCCCGTGATGATGAAGTCGAAGATCATTTTCGGCGCGTTCTACGCCACCTTGCGGGACTATTCCGGGGCGCGGATAGACATCGTCCCGGAGCAGGCCGGCGAAAAAGGCGCCACGGCCGGGACAACTCCCGCCGAGGCGGGCGGCAAACCATGA
- a CDS encoding AsmA-like C-terminal domain-containing protein encodes MTASLIYVLAIFIAIFHVAPSIVTEKHVSAFIKSYIERKLEADLSFDQVNFSVIGGPSLNLGNVLVSKNGKPLLSVKQARGSLSVLNALTGTLSLDDLTVVSPVVRVVRLADGSYNVPLLNKLDPSKKLTVHELIKGFLDMFKSVSVTNGSIHWKDYHIDKEPVAAALAKVNVSMSREGRHGGGKIDVSGLIQTGGVPASVLLSGVMEDIPDGPGRLTGFSGKVSLTNFNAGRFWPYIRPHVPFQKMNATVSWNATLAGNIEKGIKSRGRVSISGVDIRYAQAFSANVKPRQTVIVYDVEGTNKKFNLKKAAVTIGGLSANVRGTIEGMDTDNPSLDISVDTAPMEVAELREWLPDNALSPQQSSFLSANLKKGEIRLAGLSFKGDFATFENMGTPESLRRFSGSMLVSGARIEFPKLANAFDGIEGKVTLDGDKLAVSGVRGNYGKSALADVSGTLENIHGWPTFNLRANAAVNLDEAEKIIESRAESEELKDFLAHTVFTEGSAGVDMAVTGDTKDLAKSIAMKGKITLDNVTMESEAVGPPVKGLSGEIEGNLKEIKLKRLRWKIGSSPFIVSGTVKDALKDNPYFDMNLTGRAAFEDMNRIRFIATQRTYHQTGEANVSIAAKGGFNDISLSSTLDMTGAHYRLLDVIEKPQGTRNVYTFTGSVTGREKLNIDRLLVDIGESRIVVTGKIGQLPQGQGMDLSFETDGAMLDDLDRYFLFFDDVKGSGLVTGKLGIYSVAGDKPVKLAGGLRVENASFKLPILEGIFNGCNGEFEFLANKFFLKNGSGKFNKAGFTISAQGIVAKRPEFILNIAANGLNLYDLFGEPSGEGEPAPKTAPPPLTDATPTPDWIWTINTASSAGTIGMIHYTDLSARMRYEREVFKVEPLMFSAHGGQWRWTSDIAIPSGKPGISFTSSAQINDLDSGRFLQEAFGHEKIIDSRINLKGDIAGGGERWQDIKKSFSGWVEAKSGPGVIKRFDLLSKIFSLLNVLQYFKLKWPDMAAEGMPYHGIMADFAVKSGVATTKGLMVESDAMRISAVGDYDIGRNTVDLQVGVMPLVTVDKVISSIPLAGYVLTGEKKGFLAAYFEVTGPLGDPEVEAIPFESLASGIANVFKRLFELPMEAVRALEGSNGKR; translated from the coding sequence GTGACGGCCAGCCTCATATATGTGCTGGCCATTTTCATCGCCATTTTCCACGTCGCGCCGTCCATCGTCACGGAAAAGCACGTCAGCGCCTTCATCAAGTCGTACATCGAAAGGAAACTGGAGGCGGACCTGAGTTTCGACCAGGTGAACTTCTCCGTCATCGGCGGGCCATCGCTAAACCTTGGCAACGTGCTCGTCTCCAAAAACGGCAAGCCTCTGCTTTCCGTAAAGCAGGCGCGCGGATCGCTTTCAGTCCTCAACGCACTCACGGGAACATTGTCGCTGGACGATCTGACGGTGGTAAGCCCCGTCGTCCGCGTTGTGCGCCTTGCGGACGGATCGTACAACGTGCCGTTGCTGAACAAATTGGACCCTTCGAAGAAACTGACCGTCCACGAGCTTATCAAGGGCTTTCTGGACATGTTCAAGTCGGTCTCCGTCACCAACGGAAGCATCCACTGGAAGGACTATCACATAGACAAAGAGCCGGTGGCGGCGGCCCTTGCCAAAGTCAACGTCTCCATGTCCCGGGAAGGGCGTCACGGCGGCGGCAAGATCGATGTGTCCGGGCTGATTCAGACAGGCGGCGTTCCGGCCTCCGTCCTTTTGTCCGGCGTGATGGAGGACATCCCGGACGGCCCCGGGCGGCTGACAGGGTTCTCCGGCAAGGTGTCGCTTACCAATTTTAACGCCGGCCGCTTCTGGCCCTACATAAGGCCCCACGTCCCTTTCCAGAAGATGAACGCCACGGTCTCGTGGAACGCAACGCTGGCCGGCAACATCGAGAAAGGGATAAAGTCCCGCGGCCGCGTTTCCATTTCCGGGGTGGACATACGCTACGCCCAGGCGTTTTCGGCCAACGTCAAGCCGAGGCAGACTGTGATCGTTTACGACGTGGAAGGGACGAACAAAAAGTTCAACCTTAAAAAGGCCGCCGTCACCATCGGCGGGCTGTCCGCCAATGTCCGGGGGACCATCGAGGGGATGGACACGGACAATCCGTCGCTGGACATCTCCGTGGACACGGCGCCCATGGAGGTGGCCGAACTGCGTGAATGGCTGCCGGACAACGCCCTTTCGCCACAGCAGTCCTCTTTCCTTTCCGCCAACCTTAAAAAGGGGGAGATACGCCTGGCCGGCCTTTCCTTCAAGGGGGACTTCGCCACGTTTGAGAACATGGGCACGCCGGAATCGCTGCGCCGGTTCTCAGGCTCCATGCTCGTGTCCGGAGCCAGGATCGAATTCCCGAAGCTTGCCAACGCGTTTGACGGCATCGAGGGAAAAGTCACCCTGGACGGGGACAAGCTGGCCGTTTCCGGCGTGCGCGGCAATTACGGCAAAAGCGCGCTGGCGGACGTTTCCGGGACGCTTGAAAACATCCACGGCTGGCCCACTTTCAACCTGCGCGCCAATGCGGCGGTGAACCTGGACGAAGCGGAGAAAATCATAGAGTCCCGCGCCGAATCGGAGGAGTTGAAGGATTTCCTGGCCCATACCGTTTTCACCGAAGGATCGGCCGGCGTGGACATGGCCGTCACGGGGGACACGAAGGACCTCGCCAAATCCATCGCCATGAAGGGAAAGATAACGCTGGACAACGTCACCATGGAAAGCGAGGCGGTGGGCCCGCCTGTCAAGGGGCTTTCCGGGGAGATCGAAGGGAACTTAAAGGAAATAAAGCTCAAGCGGCTCCGGTGGAAAATAGGCTCCTCCCCTTTCATCGTCTCCGGCACGGTGAAGGACGCGCTAAAGGACAATCCCTATTTCGACATGAACCTCACCGGCCGGGCGGCCTTCGAGGACATGAACCGGATCAGGTTCATCGCCACCCAGCGCACATACCACCAGACCGGCGAGGCTAACGTCTCCATCGCCGCCAAAGGTGGATTCAACGATATCTCCTTAAGTTCCACGCTGGACATGACCGGCGCGCACTACCGCCTGCTGGACGTCATCGAAAAACCGCAAGGGACGCGCAATGTGTACACATTCACAGGCTCGGTGACCGGGCGTGAAAAACTGAACATAGACAGGCTTCTTGTGGACATAGGCGAGTCTCGCATCGTGGTGACGGGGAAGATCGGCCAGTTGCCGCAAGGCCAGGGGATGGACCTTTCGTTTGAGACCGACGGCGCCATGCTCGACGACCTGGACCGATATTTCCTCTTCTTCGACGACGTGAAAGGGAGCGGCCTTGTCACAGGCAAGCTGGGAATATACAGCGTGGCCGGGGACAAGCCGGTGAAACTTGCCGGGGGACTTCGTGTGGAGAACGCCAGCTTCAAGCTTCCGATCCTCGAAGGGATTTTCAACGGATGCAACGGGGAGTTCGAGTTCTTAGCGAACAAGTTTTTCCTCAAGAACGGCTCCGGGAAGTTCAACAAGGCTGGCTTCACCATCTCCGCCCAGGGGATTGTCGCCAAAAGGCCGGAGTTCATCCTGAACATAGCGGCAAACGGGCTCAACCTTTACGACCTGTTCGGCGAACCTTCGGGAGAAGGAGAACCGGCGCCAAAAACAGCCCCGCCACCCCTCACGGACGCCACCCCCACCCCGGACTGGATATGGACCATAAACACCGCCTCCAGCGCCGGTACCATAGGGATGATCCATTACACCGACTTAAGCGCCCGTATGCGCTATGAACGGGAGGTGTTCAAGGTGGAGCCGCTCATGTTCTCCGCCCACGGGGGGCAGTGGCGGTGGACCTCGGACATAGCCATTCCCAGCGGCAAGCCCGGGATAAGTTTCACAAGCTCCGCGCAGATAAACGACCTGGACAGCGGAAGGTTCCTGCAGGAGGCCTTCGGCCACGAGAAGATCATAGATTCGCGGATCAACCTGAAGGGGGACATCGCCGGCGGGGGTGAACGGTGGCAGGACATCAAGAAATCGTTTTCCGGCTGGGTGGAGGCCAAAAGCGGGCCGGGTGTGATCAAAAGGTTCGATCTTCTGTCGAAAATTTTCTCTTTGCTTAATGTGCTTCAATATTTTAAACTTAAGTGGCCTGACATGGCGGCGGAAGGGATGCCCTACCACGGCATCATGGCGGATTTCGCCGTGAAGTCCGGCGTCGCCACCACGAAGGGCCTTATGGTGGAATCGGACGCCATGCGCATATCCGCCGTTGGGGACTATGACATAGGGCGCAACACGGTGGACTTGCAGGTGGGCGTGATGCCGCTTGTGACGGTGGACAAGGTAATAAGCTCAATACCCCTGGCCGGATATGTGCTGACGGGGGAGAAAAAAGGGTTTCTGGCGGCGTATTTCGAGGTGACAGGGCCTCTGGGAGACCCGGAGGTGGAGGCGATCCCGTTCGAGTCGCTCGCATCGGGCATCGCAAACGTTTTCAAGCGGCTTTTCGAGCTTCCGATGGAAGCTGTGCGGGCGTTGGAAGGATCCAACGGCAAACGTTGA
- a CDS encoding NAD+ synthase has protein sequence MSNPFRLALAQINPTVGDLRGNGEIIRKCIRMGKEAGADLVVFPELSVCGYPPEDLLMRRSFITRCEEYVRELAKEATGIAAVVGSPVFHDGAPMNAACILGDGKWRGSVYKTELPNYGVFDERRYFTHGANGQLLVTGGHGVGISICEDIWVENDIVTSQAADGASLLVNISGSPYRSGVLSKRKEHVERLVRKTGLPFAYLNQAGGQDELVFDGRSFILGPDGAILAEAAAFDEDFLVYDFDLTANNSGYQRSVVQVTSSSAARQPLKETRRRVIENEDEEIYKALTMGVRDYVSKNGFTDVVIALSGGIDSALTAAIAVDALGPARAHGVSLPSPFSSEGSVKDANELAANLGVGMVSIPIGGIMTAYDEALRETFTGRGKDATEENIQARIRGALCMALSNKFGWLLLTTGNKSETAVGYCTLYGDMAGGLAVIKDVFKTRVYSLARWRNDSAGHGVIPGATIEKEPSAELRPGQKDTDSLPPYDILDAVLAEYIERDKTIDEIVNLGYSKQLVEKIVRMVDLNEYKRRQGPVGVKITSKAFGRDRRIPITCRFIDQRP, from the coding sequence ATGAGCAACCCCTTCCGCCTGGCGTTGGCCCAGATAAATCCCACCGTGGGGGACCTGCGCGGCAACGGCGAGATCATCCGCAAATGCATCCGGATGGGCAAGGAGGCCGGAGCGGACCTGGTGGTGTTCCCGGAGCTTTCGGTGTGCGGATATCCGCCGGAGGACCTTCTTATGCGCCGCTCGTTCATCACCCGGTGCGAAGAATACGTGCGTGAACTGGCAAAGGAGGCCACGGGGATAGCGGCGGTGGTGGGATCACCGGTGTTCCACGATGGCGCGCCGATGAACGCCGCCTGCATTCTCGGCGACGGCAAATGGCGCGGCTCGGTCTACAAGACTGAACTGCCAAACTACGGAGTATTCGACGAGAGGCGCTACTTCACCCACGGGGCCAACGGCCAACTGCTGGTGACAGGGGGCCACGGCGTGGGCATATCCATATGCGAGGACATATGGGTGGAAAACGATATCGTGACATCCCAGGCCGCGGACGGGGCGAGCCTGCTTGTGAACATATCCGGCTCGCCATACAGGAGCGGCGTGCTGTCAAAACGCAAAGAGCATGTGGAAAGGCTGGTCAGAAAGACCGGCCTGCCTTTCGCCTATCTTAACCAGGCGGGGGGGCAGGACGAACTTGTGTTCGACGGGCGTTCGTTCATCCTCGGGCCGGACGGCGCCATCCTTGCCGAAGCGGCGGCGTTCGACGAGGATTTCCTTGTTTACGATTTTGACCTGACCGCGAATAATTCCGGATACCAAAGAAGCGTTGTCCAGGTGACGTCTTCATCCGCCGCAAGACAGCCGTTAAAGGAAACAAGGCGCCGCGTCATCGAAAACGAGGACGAGGAGATTTACAAGGCGCTCACCATGGGAGTGCGCGATTACGTCTCCAAGAACGGATTTACGGACGTGGTGATAGCCCTCTCCGGCGGGATAGACTCGGCGCTGACGGCGGCCATCGCCGTGGACGCATTGGGGCCTGCGCGGGCCCACGGCGTGTCGCTCCCCTCCCCTTTCTCGTCCGAAGGCTCGGTAAAGGACGCAAACGAGCTTGCGGCAAACCTTGGAGTCGGCATGGTCTCCATCCCCATCGGCGGGATAATGACGGCGTACGACGAGGCGCTGCGCGAAACGTTCACGGGGCGAGGCAAGGACGCCACCGAGGAGAACATACAGGCCAGGATTCGCGGGGCGCTTTGCATGGCGCTTTCCAACAAGTTCGGATGGCTTCTGCTCACCACCGGGAACAAGAGCGAGACCGCCGTGGGATACTGCACGCTGTATGGCGACATGGCCGGCGGGCTGGCCGTTATAAAGGACGTTTTCAAGACGCGGGTGTACTCGCTGGCCAGGTGGCGCAACGATTCGGCGGGGCACGGCGTCATCCCCGGCGCCACCATCGAAAAAGAGCCCTCCGCCGAGCTTCGACCCGGCCAGAAGGACACCGACAGCCTGCCCCCATACGATATTCTCGACGCCGTGCTCGCCGAGTACATCGAGCGCGACAAGACTATTGATGAGATCGTGAATTTGGGTTACAGTAAGCAACTCGTTGAGAAGATTGTCCGCATGGTGGACCTCAACGAGTATAAAAGACGGCAGGGACCGGTTGGAGTAAAGATCACATCCAAAGCGTTTGGACGGGACAGGCGGATTCCAATCACCTGCAGGTTTATTGACCAGCGGCCTTGA
- a CDS encoding class I SAM-dependent methyltransferase: protein MEYESIKKIYKSYSSVYDLLFKGFFHPRQKFAISNLEIQPGDNVLDVGVGTGLTLPLYPHNSHVTGIDISTHMLREARKKVEKHGLNHVKLLEMDACDLQFPDNTFDFVVATHIISVVPDPFRVIEEMRRVTKPDGEIVIVNHFVSSNPMIAKVENMCDPLFRKLGWRMDMSLEDLITTSNLRVFKTAKLKKLDLWQVVHAYSNKYPAHAASQ, encoded by the coding sequence ATGGAATACGAAAGCATCAAGAAGATTTACAAGAGCTACTCATCGGTTTACGACCTGCTGTTCAAGGGTTTCTTCCACCCCCGCCAGAAGTTCGCCATAAGCAACCTTGAGATACAACCGGGGGACAATGTGCTGGACGTGGGGGTGGGCACGGGGCTTACGCTTCCGCTGTATCCGCATAACAGCCACGTCACCGGGATAGACATATCCACCCACATGCTGCGCGAAGCCCGCAAGAAGGTGGAAAAACACGGTTTAAACCACGTAAAACTCCTTGAAATGGACGCTTGCGACCTCCAGTTTCCGGACAATACGTTCGATTTCGTAGTGGCCACGCATATCATCAGCGTCGTGCCGGATCCGTTCCGGGTGATCGAGGAAATGCGCCGTGTCACCAAGCCGGACGGGGAGATCGTCATCGTCAACCATTTCGTTTCGTCCAATCCCATGATAGCCAAGGTCGAAAACATGTGCGATCCTCTCTTCCGCAAGCTTGGGTGGCGGATGGACATGTCGCTGGAAGACCTTATCACCACGTCCAACCTCCGGGTGTTCAAGACCGCCAAGCTCAAGAAGCTCGACCTTTGGCAGGTCGTCCATGCCTATTCCAACAAATACCCGGCCCACGCAGCCAGCCAGTAA
- the rplS gene encoding 50S ribosomal protein L19, producing MTAIEFVEKQYMKESIPSFAIGDTVRVHTKVVEGEKERIQIVEGVVIAKKHSGVRESFTVRKVSSGIGVERIFPVHSPRVEKIEVVRSGKVRRAKLYYLRDLKGKAARLTERF from the coding sequence ATGACCGCAATCGAGTTCGTTGAAAAGCAATACATGAAAGAAAGCATCCCCTCCTTTGCCATAGGGGACACTGTCCGTGTGCACACCAAGGTGGTGGAAGGCGAGAAAGAGCGCATCCAGATCGTGGAGGGCGTGGTGATAGCCAAGAAGCACAGCGGCGTGCGCGAATCGTTCACCGTGCGCAAGGTCTCTTCCGGGATCGGCGTGGAGAGGATTTTCCCGGTCCATTCCCCCCGGGTGGAAAAGATCGAGGTGGTCCGGTCCGGCAAGGTGCGCCGGGCGAAGCTTTATTACCTTCGCGACCTGAAGGGCAAGGCCGCCCGCCTGACGGAGCGTTTCTAA